In Leptospira sp. WS58.C1, a single genomic region encodes these proteins:
- a CDS encoding sterol desaturase family protein codes for MYDFGNEVILFLQEISYTWAALLFLIENLLIFTCSVCIGNLLAKRYAHRRIVPVPPPKIEPKEILLAISTILLNTFITLLGLWLWRTGSIHFRSDTGIFALVDILILLFVMDAGMYLLHRIAHIPFIYRFAHRTHHRYDNPRPLTLFVLNPFEALGFGALWLLVIRIYDSSWLGMSFYLGVNVVFGMIGHLGVEPLSEKWLRSHLFNVLTTSTFHARHHLEEDYNFGFYTSLWDRFFGTLYPENSRSQD; via the coding sequence ATGTATGATTTTGGAAACGAAGTAATTCTATTTCTCCAAGAAATTTCTTATACTTGGGCTGCTTTATTATTCTTGATTGAAAATCTTCTAATCTTCACTTGTTCGGTGTGTATTGGAAATCTGCTGGCTAAACGTTACGCTCATCGTCGTATTGTTCCGGTCCCTCCACCGAAAATCGAACCGAAGGAGATCTTATTAGCGATCTCTACTATACTTCTCAATACTTTTATTACGTTACTCGGACTTTGGCTTTGGAGAACAGGTTCTATTCATTTTAGGAGCGATACCGGGATATTTGCATTAGTTGATATTTTGATCCTTCTTTTCGTTATGGATGCCGGTATGTATTTACTGCATAGGATCGCTCATATTCCGTTTATATATAGATTCGCTCATAGAACCCACCATAGATATGATAATCCTCGTCCTTTAACTCTATTTGTTCTGAATCCTTTCGAAGCCCTGGGTTTTGGAGCTCTTTGGTTATTAGTGATTCGTATTTACGATTCCTCTTGGCTTGGGATGAGTTTTTATCTCGGGGTAAATGTTGTGTTTGGTATGATTGGGCATTTGGGAGTGGAGCCTTTGTCGGAAAAATGGCTTCGTTCTCATTTATTCAACGTGCTTACGACGAGCACTTTTCACGCTAGACATCATCTGGAAGAAGATTATAATTTCGGTTTTTATACTTCTCTTTGGGACAGATTCTTTGGAACCCTTTATCCGGAGAACTCGCGTAGCCAAGACTAA
- a CDS encoding metal-dependent hydrolase has protein sequence MEDIAKERGFGKKIPFFTAFLSSLSVLFPEGERFFIRSVKAFSEEVDPALRNEIKAFAGQEAVHGNVHDKMNERFVEIGLDFRSHEKMFCWLFFDILEKNILKIFPVWGKRLALSITAAAEHFTATLGRFLLSLPEQRVAWIDPISWKVIEWHALEELEHKAVAYDVYRASGGGYFTRILGMTIAVQLLGLLAIVGTIRALFYFGIPNPSQIVRDLRFFFGIPGFAWAVIFYILEYYIPGFHPNDQDDHLLLEKFEKVMTAHGY, from the coding sequence TTGGAAGATATCGCCAAAGAAAGAGGTTTCGGCAAAAAGATCCCATTCTTTACGGCATTTCTTTCCAGCTTAAGCGTATTGTTTCCGGAAGGAGAACGTTTTTTTATACGTTCCGTCAAAGCGTTTAGCGAAGAAGTTGATCCGGCTTTAAGAAACGAGATTAAAGCTTTTGCCGGACAAGAGGCGGTACATGGAAACGTTCATGATAAAATGAACGAAAGATTCGTCGAGATCGGTTTAGATTTCCGAAGCCACGAAAAAATGTTCTGCTGGTTGTTCTTCGATATATTAGAAAAGAACATTTTGAAAATATTTCCCGTTTGGGGAAAAAGACTCGCTCTCTCCATCACCGCGGCAGCCGAACATTTCACTGCTACTCTCGGAAGATTTTTACTCTCTCTCCCCGAACAACGTGTCGCTTGGATCGATCCCATAAGCTGGAAAGTGATCGAATGGCATGCACTGGAAGAATTAGAGCACAAGGCTGTGGCGTATGACGTGTATCGTGCTTCCGGCGGCGGATATTTCACTCGTATTCTTGGAATGACGATTGCGGTTCAACTACTCGGTCTTTTAGCGATCGTCGGAACGATCAGGGCCTTATTCTATTTCGGCATTCCGAATCCAAGCCAGATCGTTAGAGATCTTCGCTTTTTCTTTGGCATCCCTGGTTTTGCTTGGGCAGTGATCTTCTATATTTTGGAATATTATATTCCGGGATTCCATCCGAACGATCAAGACGATCACTTACTTTTGGAAAAGTTCGAAAAAGTTATGACGGCTCACGGATATTAA
- a CDS encoding NmrA/HSCARG family protein encodes MERYRAVLYWENTYMDPKDKIILVLGATGQQGGETAKYLLKNRWKVRAFTRNPSSENSLRLKDLGAEIFQGDMEDPYSLDLAMQGVYGVFSVQPSEWEPNESTDANEVKVGKLVADSAKNAKVSHLVYSSVIGAERQSDFRKHKWEIEKYIHNLGIPFTILRPTGFMENLIHSRSGIPGGRLYETVSPDSRIHLVSVEDIGTFAGLAFENPGKYSGRTIDLVGDSLTPLQIVDILSIALDRRIEYMRIPLETVYSHNKILGLSTEWINREGYPKVDIDSLRIENPGLLNFSQWLEKTGKVKIEEASIGS; translated from the coding sequence ATGGAACGATACCGTGCCGTTCTATATTGGGAGAATACATACATGGATCCGAAAGATAAAATCATATTGGTGTTAGGAGCTACCGGGCAACAAGGAGGAGAAACCGCAAAGTATCTGCTTAAAAACCGATGGAAGGTAAGGGCTTTCACCCGAAATCCTTCTTCCGAGAACTCCTTAAGGTTGAAGGACCTTGGAGCGGAAATTTTCCAAGGTGATATGGAAGACCCTTATTCTTTGGACTTAGCAATGCAAGGGGTGTACGGTGTATTCAGTGTCCAACCGTCCGAATGGGAACCGAATGAATCGACTGATGCAAACGAAGTTAAAGTTGGAAAGTTAGTCGCAGATTCCGCTAAGAATGCAAAAGTTTCCCATTTAGTTTATTCTTCCGTAATTGGAGCGGAAAGGCAATCCGACTTTCGGAAACATAAATGGGAGATCGAAAAATATATACATAACTTAGGGATACCTTTCACGATACTAAGACCTACGGGTTTTATGGAAAACTTGATCCATTCCCGTTCGGGAATACCGGGAGGACGATTATACGAGACAGTCTCTCCGGACAGTCGTATTCACTTGGTTTCAGTGGAAGATATAGGAACCTTCGCCGGTTTAGCCTTCGAAAATCCTGGAAAATATTCAGGAAGGACCATCGATCTCGTAGGAGATAGCCTAACTCCATTACAAATTGTAGATATACTTTCGATAGCTTTAGATAGACGAATCGAATATATGCGGATCCCGCTCGAAACGGTTTACTCACATAACAAAATTTTAGGTCTTTCGACGGAATGGATCAATCGAGAAGGTTATCCGAAAGTGGATATAGATTCCCTTCGGATAGAAAATCCCGGTCTTTTGAACTTTTCGCAGTGGTTGGAAAAAACAGGAAAGGTAAAGATCGAAGAAGCTTCTATCGGATCTTAG
- a CDS encoding TetR/AcrR family transcriptional regulator — protein sequence MAKKVRQIRTGRPPKEISDGISDRILTTALGLFSSQGFNATSMEQVALVCGSGKHTIYRRFESKSDLFLAVMEFQKRKFFDLLNRIECDKESPLRTLQESCRRLLELVVLDEIVDFYRMTISEAEQIPKIAANLQCEGNPSYLKIFNLVISAQRSKELAQLDPKFLTTQLLQVIAYYPLNEVLLGSKEFSSQSKRSKYFEKAWILFLQGAGGPKKKILRKKF from the coding sequence ATGGCAAAGAAGGTCCGGCAGATCAGAACAGGGCGCCCACCCAAGGAAATCTCAGACGGTATATCCGATCGGATATTGACTACCGCCTTGGGACTTTTTTCGAGCCAAGGATTTAATGCGACTTCTATGGAGCAGGTTGCTTTAGTTTGCGGCTCGGGTAAACATACGATTTATAGGCGATTTGAATCTAAATCGGATCTGTTCTTGGCCGTGATGGAATTTCAAAAGAGAAAATTTTTCGATCTACTTAATCGGATCGAATGCGATAAGGAGAGTCCTTTGAGGACTTTACAGGAATCTTGCAGAAGATTATTGGAATTAGTCGTTTTAGACGAGATAGTGGATTTCTATCGGATGACAATTTCGGAAGCGGAACAAATACCGAAAATCGCAGCTAACTTACAATGTGAAGGAAATCCCTCCTATCTTAAGATCTTTAATCTTGTGATCTCAGCGCAAAGATCGAAGGAGCTGGCACAGTTAGATCCAAAGTTTTTGACCACTCAATTGCTTCAAGTTATCGCCTATTATCCTTTAAACGAGGTGCTTTTGGGAAGTAAAGAATTCAGTTCTCAATCCAAACGTTCCAAATATTTTGAGAAGGCATGGATCCTATTCTTACAAGGAGCAGGCGGACCTAAGAAGAAGATCCTTAGAAAGAAATTTTAA
- a CDS encoding GFA family protein yields the protein MSLKKYTGSCHCGAVRYEADLDLSAGTSRCNCSFCRKVRNWSIIVKPESFHLLSGEESLNFYEFNTKSSKHHFCKNCGVRTFSKGYIEEIGGAFVSVAISTLDNADLKDIIEAPVWYADGLHNNWQNQPAEIRHL from the coding sequence ATGAGCCTTAAAAAATATACTGGAAGTTGTCATTGTGGCGCTGTCCGTTACGAAGCGGATCTGGATTTGAGTGCGGGTACAAGCAGATGTAATTGTTCTTTTTGCAGAAAGGTCCGGAACTGGTCCATTATCGTTAAACCTGAATCTTTTCATTTATTGAGCGGAGAAGAGAGTCTTAACTTTTACGAATTTAACACAAAAAGTAGTAAACACCATTTCTGTAAGAATTGCGGAGTGAGAACTTTCTCAAAGGGATATATTGAAGAAATTGGGGGTGCTTTCGTAAGCGTAGCTATTTCGACTTTAGATAATGCGGATCTTAAGGATATAATCGAAGCACCCGTTTGGTATGCGGACGGTTTACATAATAATTGGCAAAATCAACCAGCAGAAATTAGACATCTATAA
- a CDS encoding TetR/AcrR family transcriptional regulator, with the protein MPSKILTKQKKSASKVSGRDKLLLATGNLLRKYGYFGTGLLQIVKESKTPKGSLYFHFPGGKEELAGEALKLSAREWFIHLSVPIQSAKSASEAVKKVCEWIARDIESSGYEHGCPVATVALEAANTIDSLHLIAKENYQEWERTIAMILRKDNIPNPTALSTLILSSIEGAILLSVSYRNSTPLISVGKLLSKIISSERES; encoded by the coding sequence ATGCCTTCAAAAATTTTAACTAAACAAAAGAAGTCTGCAAGTAAGGTTTCAGGTCGTGATAAGCTATTATTGGCTACCGGAAATCTATTACGTAAATACGGCTATTTTGGTACCGGACTTTTGCAGATCGTAAAAGAAAGTAAAACGCCAAAGGGTTCCTTGTATTTCCATTTTCCCGGCGGAAAAGAAGAATTGGCCGGCGAGGCTTTGAAATTATCCGCTCGAGAATGGTTTATACATCTTTCCGTTCCGATCCAATCGGCCAAATCCGCTTCGGAAGCCGTGAAAAAAGTTTGCGAATGGATTGCCAGGGATATCGAAAGCTCCGGATACGAACATGGATGTCCGGTGGCAACGGTCGCATTAGAAGCGGCAAATACGATCGATAGTTTACATCTCATCGCAAAAGAAAATTACCAAGAATGGGAACGAACAATCGCGATGATATTACGGAAAGACAATATTCCAAATCCGACAGCATTATCCACTTTGATCCTTTCCTCTATCGAAGGGGCTATCCTATTAAGTGTATCTTATCGTAATTCAACTCCTTTAATCTCTGTAGGTAAGCTTCTATCAAAGATCATATCATCCGAAAGAGAGTCGTAA